The genomic segment GCATGACGGTGATGAATCCGGAAGTAACTGCTCCAATGGAGCGCGTGAGCCTGAATTTCTCGAGGCGCTCGCTCGGCGAGCACCCGTTGCGCCAGTTCAAGGCTCGGAGCATCGCCTTCAGGATGGTTGATTGTAGCGACGATCCGGCGGCGGGTTGCGCTCATCGGGAAGATCGCTACAGCGCCCTCTGTGCTTGGACACAACTGCATCTCGTTGGCGGGAAGTTCCTGATTGGTTTCGATGTCTGCGAGCATGAATGGCGTGTCGTAATCGCCGCCCTCGAGCGTGATGCCCAGAGACTTGCGCACGCCGCTGCGCGCTCCGTCGCAGCCAACAACAAATGCGGCGCGAATATTCTCGCGGACGCTGTCCCGTTCGACGATGATTGAGACAGCATCAGTCGATTGCTCCAATGAAACGAACGAGGTGTTGTAGTCGACAGCTCCGCCGCCTGTTTTAAGCGCCTCGGCCAGCAGGCTTTCGGTTATATTTTGCGGGACCATCGCGACATACGGATAGGGAGTCTGCTCCGGCTCGAAGCGAATGCGCGCCAACGTGCGATCGTGCGACATGACCGCGACCGAATTGACTCGATTAGCTGCCTCAAGGAACGCGGGGACGAGACCCGCCATGTCAAAGATCTCGAGGGTCCTGGGGAAGATCGCCAGTGCTTTCGAGTGCTCCGACTGGCCCGAGCGGGCTTCGATGATTCTGTAGCGCAGATTGCGACGCGCGCACTCGTTCGCCAAAAAGAGCCCGACCGGTCCAGCGCCTACGATGAGAATGTCGATTTGGTTGGGGGAAGTGTGAGTCATGTTATGAATTCCTGATGCTTGGATGCGGAGCCGCACCGCTCGCAAACGGCTCTGCAGGGTATATACGCGCCAGGGGAGCGGCAGGTTTCGGGTCGCCGAACCTTTAAACGCGCAGAGCCTTTGGATCGTACGCGCCAGGTATTGTCCTGAATCCAACGCAGATGCGATTCCAGCCATTAATGGCAACGATCGCCATGGTCAGGTTCACCAGTTCCAACTCGGAAAAGCGCTGTCGAGTCTCTTCATAGACGTCGTCCGGCGCCCGCGTTTCGCTGATCAGGGTAAGGGCCTCGGCCCATGCAAGGGCGGCTCGTTCGCGGTCGGTGAAAAAGGGCGTTTCCCGCCACGCGTTGAGAGCATAGATTCGCTGTTCGGTTTCGCCATCAGCACGGGCGTCCTTGGTATGCATATCGATACAGAACGCGCAGCCGTTGATTTGGGAAGCGCGGAGCTTGACGAGCTTGAGAAGTCCCGGTTCGAGTCCTGAATTCCTGACGTAGGTTTCAAGTGCAGCCATGGCGCGATAGGCCTGAGGTGCAACTTTATGAATGTCCAGCCGAGAGTGCATCCAATTTCCTCCTCACACGTCCACGTTAAGCGGTCCATGGCTGCCCAAACGAACCATAATTGAGATATGGAGTAGACCACTTTGCCCAAGAGGGAAACATTTCAGGATCTTCCACTGCGACCGCGGAGAGCGGACACGGAGATGTGGCGCTGGCTCCGTGATGAGCTTCGTCATGCAATTCTGAGCGGCCGTCTCAAGCGCGGCACCCGCATGCCTTCAACCCGCGGACTTGCGCAGCAGTATGAGTGCGCGCGCGGAACCATTGTTACGGCATTCGGGCATCTGCTGGATGAAGGCTATCTGGACACACGCAAAGGTGCGGGGACATTTGTTGCGCTCGCGCTTCCGGAGGACCTGATGCCGGGCCCTCGCGCGCGTGTGGCTCCCGCGAAGCGTCCGTCTGTTGCAGGGTTGTCGAAGAGGGGTGAAGCAACAGTGACACAGGTCTCGATTCTGCCTGCTTCGCGTTCTGTCGGCAAGGCGTTTCGCGGTTGGGAGCCGGCGATCGATCTGTTCCCTATCGATCTGTGGGCGCGTCTCACAGCGCGGATTGCACGCCGGGCTCCACGCTCGTTCTACGGGCAAGGTGACGCGCGCGGTCATGCTCCTTTGCGGAAAGCCATCGCAGAATATGTGGGGAGCGCACGTGGCGTAAGCTGCACTCCAGACCACATCGTCATTACGGCCGGCGCTCAGCAGGCGTTTGATCTTTGTGCGCGTCTGCTGCTTGATCCAGGTGATGCGGTGTGCATGGAAGACCCCGGATATCCAGGGGCGGCCTCGGCCTTCAAATCGGCCGGCGCTCGCATTGTTGACATTCCGGTTGATGGCGAGGGGCTGCGCGTCGATCGTCTGTTCACGCACTCGGGCCGTATCAAAGCTCTGTATACGACTCCTTCAAATCAGTTTCCGCTTGGTGTCACGATGGCACTTAACCGGAGGTTACAGTTGTTGCGGTGGGCGCTTGAGCGGGGTGTCTGGATCGTCGAGGACGAATTCGATGCAGAGTATCGCTACTTCGGGCGGCCCGTGCCCGCCTTGAAGAGCCTGGATGAAAGCGGATCGGTGATCTATATCGGAACCTTCACCAAGATGCTGTTTACCTCGCTGCGGCTGGGATTTGTCGTTCTTCCCGATTCTCTCGTAGACGCATTTGCGGCGGCTCGATGCGTTACGGACAGGCATTCGCCTACGTTGCAACAGGCTGTCCTTGCCGAGTTCATTCTCGAAGGACATTTCGGTCATCACATCCGTCACATGCGCCAGGTCTATGCGGAGAGGTGTGAGGTACTGGTTGAGGCCGTAAAAGGCAATCTCTCTGGAAAGCTCGATGTGTCGATGGCCTCGTCGGGTATGCGAACCATCGGTTGGCTGAAAACGAAGGAGAAAGACTCCGTTACGGCTGCGCGTGCGCGCGCCGCAGGATTGGAGGTAATCGGGTTGTCGCAGTTCACGCGGCGAAATTCCCTGCCGGGTGGACTGCTGCTCGGGTTCGGAGGGTGCCCGCCGGGCGAACTGCGTCGAGGCGTCGACGTCCTCGCATCGATTCTCTGACGGCAACATCAAAGCCAAGAGGCATGGCTGCCCGTGGCAGACTGACTGGGGCTGATTGAATGACAGAATTGATTGACCCGAAGTTGTTTTCGGACGACGTGATGATGAAGAAGTTTCGCTTCATCGTTGAGCTCGACAAGCTGAAAATGGTGTTCCGTCGAACTCTGCTTCTCGACAAATCAAGGACAGAAAATGACGCGGAGCATAGCTGGGAAATGGCAACCATGGCCTTGGTCCTTCATTCGTATGCCGAGCCTGGAACGGATCTGCTTCGCGTGCTCAAGATGCTGCTGATTCATGACCTGGTGGAGATCGACGCGGGCGACACTTATGTGTACGACCGGGTCGGGATCCGCGATCAGCCGGAACGCGAGTCTGCGGCGGCCTCGCGCATCTTTGGACTGCTTGAAGATCCGGAAGGCGCGGAACTTCATGCGTTATGGAGAGAATTCGAGGATCGCATCACCCCGGAGGCACGTTTCGCACGCGCCCTCGATCGACTGCAGCCACTGTTTCACAATTACTGCACCGCAGGGCAGGTATGGCGCCAGAACGCTATAAAGGCGTCGCAAGTACGACAGGCGATGCAGGTGATTCGCGAAGGCTCCGCAACGCTTGGACTGTTTGCCGATCGGCTGATCGACGCTTCCGTTGAGGAGGGCTATCTCGCAACGAGCGATGAAGGTTGATGCTGACAGCGAGACCGATGAACCTATTCCGGATCACTTGATGATTCGACCACCTGTCAGCTGACGGCGTCACAGGTGTATGAATGGAGCTATCCTTGATCCGCGTATGCGCAAGCTCGTCTACAGCGTGGCCATGAGCCTGGACGGCTACATCGCCGGCCCCCGCGGCGAGTTCGACTGGATCACGCCCGACCCGGCCATCGACTTCAAAGCGCTCTTCAGCCGCTTCGACACGCTCCTCATGGGCCGCAAGACCTACGACCTGATGCGTACCGGCGGCCAGACAGCCGCAAGCATGGGCATGAAGTCCGTCTACGTGGTCTCCAGCACCCTTGATCCCGCCGCCCACCCCGATGTACAGATCTTCCACGACCGCATCGCCGAAACCGTCGCCGATCTGAAAGGCCAGCCCGGCAAAGACATCTGGCTTTTCGGCGGGGGAGTCCTATTCCGCTCCATGATCGATGCCGGCCTGGTCGACATCGTTGAACTTGCCGTGCTCCCCATCCTCCTTGGCTCCGGCCTTCCCGTCATTCCTGAAGGCCGCCGCACCCATCTTCATCTCGAAGAGTCGAAGCCCCTCCCCAGTGGCACGCTCCTGCTGAAATACTCAGTCTCCGCGGCTGTCGAGTGACCACGGGATGGCTGAAGACCTCTGTGCAAGCATCCAAATGTTCGAGGTAAGTCAGAATGCGTGCAAAGGTCGCGTTCGCGCTCGTGGTCACCAGCTTCTACGCAATTGCAACCGGCTGCAAACCAGCAGTCGATCGGGCACCCTTCAAAGCGGCAATCAACAAGTCGCTTAACGGCAAGCACGAGTGCGTCTGGCCTGATGCCATCAAGCTGCCCGCCGAAATCGACCCTTCCAAAGACGATCGGATCCGCGACTTTACAGCCCTCGCCGACGCCGGCCTGCTCCTGCGCGAAACGGTAGTGAAGGGCCAGGCCCTGGCCGGCACCAAACAGACCGCCAAATTCGACCTCACCGATCAGGGCCACTCCTCCTGGTCACCCGACCCCAATCGGCCCGGTTATGGCAACTTCTGCTTTGGACACTTCAACGTCACAACGATTGACGAGGCCACTCCCAACGCTTCGTCCGATCCGACGCAATACACCGTGAACTACCACTACGAGGTCGAGGGCATCCCCGCGTGGGCTCGCACTCCTGAATCGATGAGGGCCTTCCGCAAGGTCGCTGCGGATACCGCCATTCAGGCATCGACCGCTACGCTGGTCAAAGGCTCTGACGGAGCTTGGGAAGTGCAGCGGGCTCCAACCTCGCCATAGCCGAAGCGCTCCCCGCTCCTACTACAATGAACCTCGACATGCAGTGGAACGATCTCGTCCAGGAAGTCACTCACGTCGGCGCTCAGGGCGACAGCACGCAGCCCATCACCGGCATTGAATACGACTCGCGCCGCGTGCGCGCAGGCTCCGTCTTCGTCGCCATGAAGGGCGGCTCAACCGACGGCAACAAGTTCGCCGAGAAGGCCATCGCCTCCGGCGCCGCCGGCATCCTCACCGACTCCTCCGTCACCTTCGACCACCTCATCGTCTACCACCCCGAGATCCCGATCCTCGAGGTCGAGCATGGCCGCCGCGCGCTGGCGCAAGTCTCTGCCGCATACTTCGGCCATCCCGAGCGAAGCCTCGCCGCCACCGGCATCACCGGCACCAACGGCAAAACCACCACGGCCTTCCTGGTCGAGTCGCTGCTGAACTCCGCTGCACGCACCTCCATCCTCATCGGCACCATCGAGTACCACGTCGCCGGCGAAGTCCGCCCCTCCATTCACACCACGCCCGAGTCGCGTGATGTCTTCGAGCTCCTCGCCGAGGGGGTCTACCGCGGTGCAACCGAGCTCGTTACGGAAGTCTCCAGCCACGCCCTCGATCAGGGCCGCGTCGCCTCTATCCCGTTTGACGTTGCCGTCTTCACCAACCTCACGCGCGATCACCTCGATTACCACCAGACCATGGAGAAGTACTACGCCGCCAAGCGCCTTCTCTTCGATGGAACGGTCTATCCCGCGCCGCGTGTCGCCGTCATCAACGCACACGATGAGCGCGCCCGCCAGCTAGCCGCCGCCGCACGCCGCGCCGGAGCCGAAGTCCGCACCTACGGCATCGGCCAGGGCGACTGGCGCGCCGTCGACCACAAGCTCACTCCCGGCGGCGCGGCCTTCACGCTCGAAACCCCGGCCGGTTCCGCGAAGGTAACATCGCGCCTCGCCGGCGAAGTCAATATTCTGAATCTCCTCGCCGCCGTAGCCGCCGCCCACGCGCGCGGACTGACCTTCGATCAGCTCGTCACCGCGATTCCAACTCTTCAGCCGGTTCCCGGGCGCTTCCAGCCCGTCGATGCAGGCCAGACCTTCACTGTCATCGTTGACTACGCTCACACCGACGATGCGCTGCGCAATCTCACCGGCCTCGCGCGCCAGATGCTTGGCGGCTCCGATGGCCGCGTCATCACAGTCTTTGGCTGCGGCGGCGACCGCGATCGCACCAAGCGCCCCAAAATGGGCGCAGCCGCGGGGGAGGGAAGCGACATCGTGATCGCTACCAGCGACAACCCGCGCTCTGAAGACCCGCTCGGCATCCTCGCTGAAATCGAGCCCGCGCTCAGAGCCACCGGAAAGCCCTATATCGTCGAGCCTGACCGCGCTGCAGCCATTCACCTTGCCGTGAGCAAAGCCAAGCCGCACGACATCGTCCTCATCGCCGGCAAGGGCCACGAGAAGGAGCAGATCCTCGCCGACCGCACCATCCCCTTCGACGACGCCGAAGTTGCCCGCGCGGCTCTCGCGGAACTCGGTCAGCACTGAGCCCAATGGGATAGGCTTAGACACGATGAAGCTCACTCTCGCAGAAGCAGCGATGGGCGCCGGCGCGGTGCTCGATGCTCCCAATGTGCCGAACGCAGGCAGCGTCCTCCTGCAGGGCTATTCCATTGATTCGCGCACTATTGCTCCTGGAGAGCTCTTCTTCGCCGTGAAAGGCGAGCGCTTTGATGGTCACGATTTCATCACTGCCGCAGTCGAACGTGGCGCTGCTGCCGCTGTCGTGTCGCGAGCCCGCGCTGCATCTCTGTCCGACTTGACCCTTGCCGTTCCATTGCTCCTCGCCGACGACCCGCTCACCGCGCTGCAATCGCTTGGCACGCACGTGCGCCGCCGGTGGGGCAAGCGCGTCATCGCCGTCACCGGCTCGGCCGGCAAAACTACCACCAAAGACGCCATCGCCGCCGCTCTCGGCGCGAAGTTTAACGTCCTCAAGTCGAAGGGCAATCTCAACAACAACTACGGCCTTCCGCTCCAACTGCTGCGCATCGAGCCCGAACACGAGTGCGCTGTGGTCGAAATGGGCATGAACCATGCCGGCGAGATCGCCGCGCTCGCTCGGATCGCCAGCCCCGATTGGGGCGTGGTCACCAACGTCGGCATGGCCCACGCGGAAAACTTCGCAGATGGCCAGTCCGGGATCGCGCGCGCCAAGTTCGAACTCGTCGAGTCTCTCCAGGCCTCCGGCGTCGCTTTCCTCAACTGCGACGATCCCTACGTCTCGCAGTTCGGCCGCGACTTCGCCGGGCGCGCTGTCTACTTCGGCCGCGGCCCCTGCGCCGATCCGCAGATCATCGACGTGGCAGAAGACGAGCACGGCCTCAACATCCGCTATCGCGCTGGAGACGACGAGCACACGCTCGCCCTAAAGCTCGTCGGTGCACACAACGCCATCAATGCTATGGCTGCGCTCGCCGTCGCACGCGAGGCCGGAGTGGAAATCGAATCCGCCGCCGCAGCGCTCACCGCGCTCACTCCCGGCGATAAGCGCGGCGAAACCATCGCGCTGGCAGGCGCCACTATCCTCAACGATGCCTACAACTCCAACCCTGAGGCACTGCGCTCCATGATCCGCACCCTCGCCGTGCGGCCTGCGCAGCGCCGCATCCTCATTGCAGGCGAGATGCTCGAACTCGGCGAACACGCGCCGCGCCTTCATGCCGAATGCGGCAAAGCCGCGGCCGAAGCCGGCATCGATCTCGTAGTCGGCGTTCGCGGCAACGCGAACCACATCGCCGCCGCGTCCTGCATGGCCGGCGTGCCCTCGCTGTTTCTGCCTGACGCCGAGACGGCAGGCCACTGGCTTGCCGAGAACCTCCGGCCCGGTGACGTGGTCCTCATCAAGGGCTCCCGCGGCGTCCGCCTGGAACAAGCTATTGAAACGGCGAAGCAGATGCTCGCGCAATCGGGACGCTGACTCACCAGGAACCTTAAAACCTTACCCCGAGCAGGAAACATGCGCCTCAAACTCGTCATCCTCGCCCTTCTCCTCCTCACGCCTCTTGCCCGCGCCGTCGATCCAACCTGGACCCACGCCTTCCCGCCCTTCCGCATCGCCGGCAATCTCTACTACGTCGGCAGCGAAGAACTCGCCGCCTTCCTCATCACAACGCCGCAGGGCAACATCCTCGTCAACAGCAATCTCACCTCCTCGCCCGCGCAGCTCCGCCACAGCGTCGAAAAGCTCGGCTTTCGCTGGTCTGATACGAAGGTCCTTCTCATCAGCCACGCGCACTCCGATCACGCGGCCGGCAGCGCCGCCATCCTTCAGCAGACGCACGCGAAGTATGAGGTCATGGACGGCGACATCCCAGCCATCGAATCCGGCGGCCGCAGCGACTTCGCGCTCGGCAAGCAGAAGCAGTACCAGTACCCGGCCGCGCACGCCGATCGCATCCTCCACGACGGCGATACCGTTTCGCTCGGCGGCACAGTTCTCACCGCGCACAAAACTGCCGGTCATACGAAAGGCTGCACCACCTGGACCATGGACGTCACGGAGGCCGGCAAGACGCTCCATGTCGTCATCATCGGAAGTCCCAACGTACTCTCAAGCTACAAGCTGATCAACAACAAGGCTTACCCGCAGATCGCCGACGACTTCCGCCACCAGTTCGAACTCCTACGCGCCCTGCCCTGCGACATCTTCCTGGGCGCGCACGCGTCCTACTTCGACCTGAAACAGAAGTACACCCGCCTCCAATCCGGCGACAAGAATGCCTTTATCGACCCCGCCGGCTACAAGGCCTTTGTCGCCGAAAAGCAGCGCGACTTCGAGTCGGCGCTCGAAAAGCAAACCCGAAAGAATTGAGAAGGTTCCGGTTCTGGTACCTTTGGCGGCGAAGCCGCAGCCGTCGGCACTGCAGGTGCTTGTAAAATCAAGCCTGAACTCCGCCTAAGACCAACCGGGCCAATTGGCTCTGGAGGCTACTTGCTCTACTGGCTCCTATATCAAAAGCTCTATCCGTTCTTTCATCCGTTCCGTATATTCCGTTTTCTTACGTTCCGTACGGCCTTTGCCTCCGGCACCGCGCTCCTCATCGCCCTGCTGATCGGCCCCTACGTTATCCAGAAACTCCAGGAATTCCAGATCGGCCAATACATCCGCGAAGAGGGACCCAAGTCCCACCAGAAGAAGTCGGGCACGCCCACCATGGGCGGAGTCCTCATCGCCATCGCCGTCCTGTTACCCACGATCCTCTGGTCCGACCCCGCCAACCCGTTCGTCTGGATCGCCGTTTTTTCCACTCTTGCCTTTGGAGCTGTCGGCTTTGCGGACGACTACATCAAGGTCGTTAAGCGCCGCAACCTCGGCCTCACCGGCCGCGCCAAGCTTCTCGGCCAGGGAATCGCCGCCATCTGCGTCGCCGTCGCTCTCATCGTGCTGCAGCAGTTCAAGATGTTCTCGACCTCGCTCACCGTGCCATTCGCCAAGAGCCTTCGGCCCGACCTGCTCTGGCACTGGCCCATGCACATCCACTACATCGGATTCCTCGCCTTCCTCCCCTTCGTCATCTGGGTCGTATTCGTGCTCATGGGATCCACAAACGCCGTCAACCTCACCGACGGCCTCGACGGCCTCGCCATCGGCTGCACCATCATTGCTGCCGCCGCACTCGCCGTTCTCACTTACGTCAGCGGCCACGTTGTCTTCGCCGACTACCTTGAACTCCAGCGCATGCCCCTGGTCGGCGAGCTGACAGTCTTCTGCGGCTCCATGGTCGGCGCTTCCATCGGATTCCTCTGGTACAACGCCCATCCGGCTGAAGTCTTCATGGGCGATGTCGGCTCGCTCGCACTCGGCGGGGCCATAGGCACGGTCGCCATCATCATTCGGCAGGAACTGCTGCTCCCGTTCATCGGGGGCATCTTCGTGATTGAGGCCGTCTCGGTAATGCTGCAGGTTGGCAGCTACAAGTTGCGCAAAAAGCGTATCTTCAAGATGGCGCCTCTGCACCACCATTTCGAGCAGCTCGGCTGGAGCGAATCCAAGGTCATTGCCCGTTTTTGGATTCTGGCCCTGGTGTTTGCACTGTTTGCACTCACCACATTGAAATTGCGCTAACGCCCGCGACCTCGCAGCCGGCTCCGGTGCACAATAATTACGCGCGGGCTGCAGCGGTTTCACTTCTCAGGATCGAAAGCCATGATGGATCTAAAAGGGAAAAAGGTTCTCGTCGTAGGTCTCGGCAAGTCCGGCCTGGCAGCCGCCCTCTTCCTGCGCCGCCGCGGAGCCCAGGTCACCGTATCCGATGTCCGCAGCGCCGAAGCGCTCGCCCGCGAAATTCCCGCCCTCATTCAAGAGGGAATCGCCGTTGAAGCTGGCGGCCACGGCCTTCTTACCTTCCGCCGACAGGACCTCATCGTCGTCAGCCCCGGCGTGCCCGTCGACACGCCCGAGCTCGTTCAGGTCCGCAGCTTCGGCCTCCCCGTTATCGGCGAGCTTGAACTCGCCGCCCGCTTCCTGCAGGGCAAAGTCCTAGCCATCACCGGCTCCAACGGCAAGACCACCACAACCACTCTCGCCGGCGAGATCCTCAAGGAGTCCGGACTTCCCACTCTCGTAGGCGGCAACATCGGCGTCCCCGTCGTGGCTCTCATCGACGACAGCAAGCCCGAAGGCTGGTCGGTCCTCGAGGTCTCCAGCTTTCAGCTTGAGACCACCAACGAGTTCCATCCCGCCATCGCCGTGATCCTCAACATCACACCTGACCACCTCGACCGCCACGGCACCTTCGAGAACTACGCGTTGGCCAAGGAGCGCATCTTTGCCCGCCAGACCGCCGACGACTTCCTCGTCCTGAATGCCGACAACCCGCGCGCCGCGGAAGCCGCCAGCCGCGCCCCATCGAAGGTCTACTGGTTCTCCGCTCACCACTCCGTCCCGCAGGGCGCATGGGTCGAGAACGGTCAAGTCGTCTTCCTCGTCTCTGAAGGCGGTCAGCCCGAGCCCATCCTGGCCGTCGATGCCATCCCGCTCAAGGGCTTGCACAACGTCGAAAACACCCTCGCCGCAGTCTGCGCCGCACGCCTCGCCGGCTGCCCGGCCGCCTCTGTCCGCAGCGCGGTTGAGAAATTCAAAGCCGTCGAGCATCGTCTCGAATTTGTTTCCACCATCAACGGCGTGGATTTCTACAACGACTCCAAGGCCACCAACGTCGACGCCACCGAGAAGGCCATCGCCGCATTTCCGGGCGGGATTCACCTCATCCTTGGCGGCAAAGACAAGAACTCTGACTACACCGCCCTCGCGCCGCTCCTTCGCGAGCGTGTCCGCGCCGTTTACACGATCGGCTCCGCTGCCCAAAAAATCGAGTCGCACCTGCGCGGCGTAGTTCCCCTTCACTCCTGCCAGACTCTCGACAACGCCGTAAAGTCCGCTGCCAACGCCGCGCGGCCCGGCGACATCGTGCTGCTGGCTCCCGCCTGCTCCAGCTTCGACCAGTTCGAAAGCTACGAGCATCGCGGACGCGTCTTCAAAGAGCTCGTTCATGAAGCTCAGGGTTTCAACATATGCCAGCACGCGTAGGCGTCGATAAGTGGATCTTTTTCACCACCCTGCTGCTCGTCTCGGTAGGGTTGGCGATGGTCTTCTCCGCCTCCGCCGTCGTCTCGCAGGAGAAGTACCACTCGCCCTACATTGACGTACTGCGTCAGGCGCTGTGGGCGCTGGCCGGCGTGTTGTCCATGATTGTGTTGATGCGCGTCGACTACACGCGCTACAACTCGCCTAAGTTTATCTACCCGGCCCTCTCCATCACCACGCTGCTCTTGGTCCTGGTGTTCTTCTTCAAGAACTCTCACGCTACCCATCGCTGGATCCGCTTCGGCGGCTTCTTCACGTTCCAGCCGTCGGAGCTCTCGAAGCCCGTCCTCATCCTTTTCCTCGCGTGGTTTCTCTCTACCCGTCTCGACAGGATGCGCGACTGGAAAAACACCATCCTTCGCGGCGTCTTCATGCCCATCGTCTTCGTGCTCCTCGTCGTCAAGGAGCCCGATCTCGGCACCGCCCTCGTCCTCTTTGGCGTCACGGCGCTCATGCTCGTTCTTGCCGGCATGGAGTGGAAGTACCTCCTCATCGGCTTCGGCGCCGCCCTGCCGCCGCTGCTCGCGCTGCTCTTCCTCGTCTCCTGGCGAGCGCAACGCATGTGGGTCTTCCTCCATCCGGATTCCGACCCCAAGGGCGCGGGCTTCCACATCAACCAGTCGCTCATCGCGGTCGGCGCAGGCGGTTTTACCGGCCGTGGCTTCATGGAAGGCATGCAGAAGCTCTTCTACCTCCCTGAGGCCTCCACCGATTTCATCTTCGCCAATATCGCCGAAGAACTCGGTTTCATCGGTGCGATGGTCATTGTCGTCCTCTTCGGAATTTTCGCCGTCCGCGGCCTGCGCGTGGCGTTCAAATCGCAGGACCCCTTCGCCCGGCTCACCGCTTTCGGGCTGACGGTGGCGATCCTGCTTCAAGCGTTCTTCAACATCAGCGTCGTCCTCTCGCTGGTTCCGACAAAGGGTATCCCGCTCCCGCTGATCTCCAGCGGAGGCACCAGCCTCTTCGTCACGCTATCCGGCATTGGCATCCTCCTCAACATCTCCCGCAAGGTGGATTGAGCCACCGCATTCGCTAAACTGGTGTTACGCTCAAACCGTCGCGAATTTGCCTGAGAGAAAGGGGCAGGGAATTGAACGAATTCGGCCCCGCCGTCGTACTCGGACTCATCTTCGGATTCATGTGGGGCATCGGCTGCTCGCTCGCCATCATGTACTCCATCTTCCTCGGCGGCTACCGCAAAGCCATCAAGGAATCTCTGGCCAGCCCTCAGCCGCCCCGCTACGTCAAAGCTTTCGAGAAGATCCAGGCCAAGCGCGCCCGCAAATCCGCCGAACCCCACGCGACCTCGTGACCTCGCTTCCAAAGAAAATGGCGTGGCCATAAAGCCACGCCATTCGACAATCACCGCTTATTCTTTGCATCAGTCCTGCCGCGCCACCACTCCGCCCTTCATCACGAAGCTCACCCGCGTCGTCGCCGAGATATCTTCCAGCGGATTCCCCTTCACCGCGATCACGTCCGCCAGAAAGCCCGCGTTCAGTTCGCCAATCTGGCCTTCCCAGCCCAGCAGCTTTGCCCCGTTGATCATGTCGGCCTGGAGCACCGCCGCCGGCTTCATCCCATACTGAACCATCAGCTCCAT from the Occallatibacter riparius genome contains:
- the pdxR gene encoding MocR-like pyridoxine biosynthesis transcription factor PdxR, translated to MWRWLRDELRHAILSGRLKRGTRMPSTRGLAQQYECARGTIVTAFGHLLDEGYLDTRKGAGTFVALALPEDLMPGPRARVAPAKRPSVAGLSKRGEATVTQVSILPASRSVGKAFRGWEPAIDLFPIDLWARLTARIARRAPRSFYGQGDARGHAPLRKAIAEYVGSARGVSCTPDHIVITAGAQQAFDLCARLLLDPGDAVCMEDPGYPGAASAFKSAGARIVDIPVDGEGLRVDRLFTHSGRIKALYTTPSNQFPLGVTMALNRRLQLLRWALERGVWIVEDEFDAEYRYFGRPVPALKSLDESGSVIYIGTFTKMLFTSLRLGFVVLPDSLVDAFAAARCVTDRHSPTLQQAVLAEFILEGHFGHHIRHMRQVYAERCEVLVEAVKGNLSGKLDVSMASSGMRTIGWLKTKEKDSVTAARARAAGLEVIGLSQFTRRNSLPGGLLLGFGGCPPGELRRGVDVLASIL
- a CDS encoding HD domain-containing protein, with translation MTELIDPKLFSDDVMMKKFRFIVELDKLKMVFRRTLLLDKSRTENDAEHSWEMATMALVLHSYAEPGTDLLRVLKMLLIHDLVEIDAGDTYVYDRVGIRDQPERESAAASRIFGLLEDPEGAELHALWREFEDRITPEARFARALDRLQPLFHNYCTAGQVWRQNAIKASQVRQAMQVIREGSATLGLFADRLIDASVEEGYLATSDEG
- a CDS encoding UDP-N-acetylmuramoyl-L-alanyl-D-glutamate--2,6-diaminopimelate ligase, producing MNLDMQWNDLVQEVTHVGAQGDSTQPITGIEYDSRRVRAGSVFVAMKGGSTDGNKFAEKAIASGAAGILTDSSVTFDHLIVYHPEIPILEVEHGRRALAQVSAAYFGHPERSLAATGITGTNGKTTTAFLVESLLNSAARTSILIGTIEYHVAGEVRPSIHTTPESRDVFELLAEGVYRGATELVTEVSSHALDQGRVASIPFDVAVFTNLTRDHLDYHQTMEKYYAAKRLLFDGTVYPAPRVAVINAHDERARQLAAAARRAGAEVRTYGIGQGDWRAVDHKLTPGGAAFTLETPAGSAKVTSRLAGEVNILNLLAAVAAAHARGLTFDQLVTAIPTLQPVPGRFQPVDAGQTFTVIVDYAHTDDALRNLTGLARQMLGGSDGRVITVFGCGGDRDRTKRPKMGAAAGEGSDIVIATSDNPRSEDPLGILAEIEPALRATGKPYIVEPDRAAAIHLAVSKAKPHDIVLIAGKGHEKEQILADRTIPFDDAEVARAALAELGQH
- a CDS encoding dihydrofolate reductase family protein; this translates as MRKLVYSVAMSLDGYIAGPRGEFDWITPDPAIDFKALFSRFDTLLMGRKTYDLMRTGGQTAASMGMKSVYVVSSTLDPAAHPDVQIFHDRIAETVADLKGQPGKDIWLFGGGVLFRSMIDAGLVDIVELAVLPILLGSGLPVIPEGRRTHLHLEESKPLPSGTLLLKYSVSAAVE
- a CDS encoding carboxymuconolactone decarboxylase family protein, which encodes MHSRLDIHKVAPQAYRAMAALETYVRNSGLEPGLLKLVKLRASQINGCAFCIDMHTKDARADGETEQRIYALNAWRETPFFTDRERAALAWAEALTLISETRAPDDVYEETRQRFSELELVNLTMAIVAINGWNRICVGFRTIPGAYDPKALRV
- a CDS encoding FAD-dependent oxidoreductase, whose product is MTHTSPNQIDILIVGAGPVGLFLANECARRNLRYRIIEARSGQSEHSKALAIFPRTLEIFDMAGLVPAFLEAANRVNSVAVMSHDRTLARIRFEPEQTPYPYVAMVPQNITESLLAEALKTGGGAVDYNTSFVSLEQSTDAVSIIVERDSVRENIRAAFVVGCDGARSGVRKSLGITLEGGDYDTPFMLADIETNQELPANEMQLCPSTEGAVAIFPMSATRRRIVATINHPEGDAPSLELAQRVLAERAPREIQAHALHWSSYFRIHHRHASQLRQGRVFLAGDAAHIHSPFGGQGMNTGLHDAWNLVWKLDMALRGDGSEQLLDSYSEERLPVITDVIETTDHLTKVMGTPNVLAQFLRDSLIPAVSHLSTFQHAFVNRLSGLGIAYAGSPIVEGEGERVFEDFMRSGQIPGAEFVLLLPQDVSPNLWSSAESLAGEFNPILKVKTTQKEVVQLTRPDGYLAFSTARDAGERTIATVRSLLMRMTDQSRASTPSSQGSQGHQSTPHS